In Brassica rapa cultivar Chiifu-401-42 chromosome A06, CAAS_Brap_v3.01, whole genome shotgun sequence, a single window of DNA contains:
- the LOC103873842 gene encoding metacaspase-3 isoform X2: MASRRDVRCRCGRWMSAQPGVSSIQCSTCHTVTQLSSSLVDIARGANRVLQGIQQLRRQHKQQQQQPQQQQQIMAQPPPPPPKRQHKQQQQQPQQQIMAQPPPPPKLLEPLPSPFGKKRAVICGLDYKGKSYSLEGCISDAKSMRTFLVKQMGFPIDSILMLTEDEASPQRIPTKKNIRKAMRWLVEGNRARDSLVFHYSGHGSQQKDYNGDEVDGQDEALAPLDHETEGKIIDDEINKTLVRPLVHGAKLHAVIDACNSGTVLDLPSVCRMERNGFYEWERQTSGRTYKGTNGGTAICLSACDDHEASGYTPVFTGKNAGAMTYSFIKAVKTAGPAPTYGHLLNLMCSAIREAQSRLARDENYTSPEETAEPLLTSSEEFDIYATKFVL; encoded by the exons ATGGCTAGCCGGAGAGATGTACGGTGCCGTTGTGGTAGATGGATGTCGGCTCAACCTGGGGTCAGTTCCATCCAATGCTCTACCTGCCATACCGTCACGCAGCTCTCCTCCTCCCTCGTGGACATAGCGCGTGGTGCGAACCGCGTGCTTCAAGGGATTCAACAGCTACGTAGACAGCATAAACAACAGCAACAGCAAccgcaacaacaacaacaaataatggctcaaccaccaccaccaccaccgaa gAGACAGCATAAACAACAGCAACAGCAACCGCAACAACAAATAATGGctcaaccaccaccaccaccgaagCTTCTCGAGCCTCTTCCTTCCCCGTTTGGGAAGAAGAGAGCAGTTATATGCGGCCTGGACTATAAGGGGAAAAGCTATAGCTTGGAAGGTTGCATCAGTGATGCAAAGTCCATGAGAACCTTCTTGGTTAAACAAATGGGTTTCCCTATTGACTCTATTCTCATGCTCACAG aaGATGAAGCCAGTCCGCAGCGAATACCAACGAAGAAAAACATTAGAAAGGCGATGAGATGGTTAGTTGAAGGAAACAGAGCAAGGGACTCGCTTGTGTTCCATTACTCCGGTCATGGATCTCAGCAAAAAGACTACAACGGAGACGAAGTTGATGGTCAAGATGAAGCTTTGGCCCCTTTAGACCATGAGACAGAAGGAAAAATCATCGATGACGAGATTAATAAGACACTCGTGAGGCCGCTCGTCCATGGAGCTAAGCTTCATGCTGTCATCGACGCATGTAACAGCGGGACAGTCCTTGATTTACCATCCGTTTGCAGGATGGAAAG GAATGGTTTTTATGAATGGGAACGTCAAACATCAGGGAGAACTTACAAAGGAACAAATGGTGGAACAGCTATCTGTTTAAGTGCTTGTGATGATCATGAAGCCAGTGGTTACACTCCT GTCTTCACGGGAAAGAACGCAGGAGCTATGACTTATAGCTTCATAAAGGCGGTGAAGACAGCTGGACCAGCACCCACCTACGGTCACCTGCTTAACCTCATGTGTTCTGCAATACGAGAAGCCCAGTCTCGCCTCGCCAGGGATGAGAACTACACAAGCCCTGAAGAGACCGCG GAGCCACTGCTAACATCATCAGAGGAATTCGACATATATGCTACAAAGTTTGTGCTCTGA
- the LOC103873842 gene encoding metacaspase-3 isoform X4: MASRRDVRCRCGRWMSAQPGVSSIQCSTCHTVTQLSSSLVDIARGANRVLQGIQQLRRQHKQQQQQQIMAQPPPPPKLLEPLPSPFGKKRAVICGLDYKGKSYSLEGCISDAKSMRTFLVKQMGFPIDSILMLTEDEASPQRIPTKKNIRKAMRWLVEGNRARDSLVFHYSGHGSQQKDYNGDEVDGQDEALAPLDHETEGKIIDDEINKTLVRPLVHGAKLHAVIDACNSGTVLDLPSVCRMERNGFYEWERQTSGRTYKGTNGGTAICLSACDDHEASGYTPVFTGKNAGAMTYSFIKAVKTAGPAPTYGHLLNLMCSAIREAQSRLARDENYTSPEETAEPLLTSSEEFDIYATKFVL; this comes from the exons ATGGCTAGCCGGAGAGATGTACGGTGCCGTTGTGGTAGATGGATGTCGGCTCAACCTGGGGTCAGTTCCATCCAATGCTCTACCTGCCATACCGTCACGCAGCTCTCCTCCTCCCTCGTGGACATAGCGCGTGGTGCGAACCGCGTGCTTCAAGGGATTCAACAGCTACGTAGACAGCATAAACAACAGCAA CAACAACAAATAATGGctcaaccaccaccaccaccgaagCTTCTCGAGCCTCTTCCTTCCCCGTTTGGGAAGAAGAGAGCAGTTATATGCGGCCTGGACTATAAGGGGAAAAGCTATAGCTTGGAAGGTTGCATCAGTGATGCAAAGTCCATGAGAACCTTCTTGGTTAAACAAATGGGTTTCCCTATTGACTCTATTCTCATGCTCACAG aaGATGAAGCCAGTCCGCAGCGAATACCAACGAAGAAAAACATTAGAAAGGCGATGAGATGGTTAGTTGAAGGAAACAGAGCAAGGGACTCGCTTGTGTTCCATTACTCCGGTCATGGATCTCAGCAAAAAGACTACAACGGAGACGAAGTTGATGGTCAAGATGAAGCTTTGGCCCCTTTAGACCATGAGACAGAAGGAAAAATCATCGATGACGAGATTAATAAGACACTCGTGAGGCCGCTCGTCCATGGAGCTAAGCTTCATGCTGTCATCGACGCATGTAACAGCGGGACAGTCCTTGATTTACCATCCGTTTGCAGGATGGAAAG GAATGGTTTTTATGAATGGGAACGTCAAACATCAGGGAGAACTTACAAAGGAACAAATGGTGGAACAGCTATCTGTTTAAGTGCTTGTGATGATCATGAAGCCAGTGGTTACACTCCT GTCTTCACGGGAAAGAACGCAGGAGCTATGACTTATAGCTTCATAAAGGCGGTGAAGACAGCTGGACCAGCACCCACCTACGGTCACCTGCTTAACCTCATGTGTTCTGCAATACGAGAAGCCCAGTCTCGCCTCGCCAGGGATGAGAACTACACAAGCCCTGAAGAGACCGCG GAGCCACTGCTAACATCATCAGAGGAATTCGACATATATGCTACAAAGTTTGTGCTCTGA
- the LOC103873842 gene encoding metacaspase-3 isoform X1 → MASRRDVRCRCGRWMSAQPGVSSIQCSTCHTVTQLSSSLVDIARGANRVLQGIQQLRRQHKQQQQQPQQQQQIMAQPPPPPPKRQHKQQQQQIMAQPPPPPPPPRRQHKQQQQQPQQQIMAQPPPPPKLLEPLPSPFGKKRAVICGLDYKGKSYSLEGCISDAKSMRTFLVKQMGFPIDSILMLTEDEASPQRIPTKKNIRKAMRWLVEGNRARDSLVFHYSGHGSQQKDYNGDEVDGQDEALAPLDHETEGKIIDDEINKTLVRPLVHGAKLHAVIDACNSGTVLDLPSVCRMERNGFYEWERQTSGRTYKGTNGGTAICLSACDDHEASGYTPVFTGKNAGAMTYSFIKAVKTAGPAPTYGHLLNLMCSAIREAQSRLARDENYTSPEETAEPLLTSSEEFDIYATKFVL, encoded by the exons ATGGCTAGCCGGAGAGATGTACGGTGCCGTTGTGGTAGATGGATGTCGGCTCAACCTGGGGTCAGTTCCATCCAATGCTCTACCTGCCATACCGTCACGCAGCTCTCCTCCTCCCTCGTGGACATAGCGCGTGGTGCGAACCGCGTGCTTCAAGGGATTCAACAGCTACGTAGACAGCATAAACAACAGCAACAGCAAccgcaacaacaacaacaaataatggctcaaccaccaccaccaccaccgaagAGACAGCAtaaacaacagcaacaacaaatAATGGctcaaccaccaccaccaccaccaccaccgaggAGACAGCATAAACAACAGCAACAGCAACCGCAACAACAAATAATGGctcaaccaccaccaccaccgaagCTTCTCGAGCCTCTTCCTTCCCCGTTTGGGAAGAAGAGAGCAGTTATATGCGGCCTGGACTATAAGGGGAAAAGCTATAGCTTGGAAGGTTGCATCAGTGATGCAAAGTCCATGAGAACCTTCTTGGTTAAACAAATGGGTTTCCCTATTGACTCTATTCTCATGCTCACAG aaGATGAAGCCAGTCCGCAGCGAATACCAACGAAGAAAAACATTAGAAAGGCGATGAGATGGTTAGTTGAAGGAAACAGAGCAAGGGACTCGCTTGTGTTCCATTACTCCGGTCATGGATCTCAGCAAAAAGACTACAACGGAGACGAAGTTGATGGTCAAGATGAAGCTTTGGCCCCTTTAGACCATGAGACAGAAGGAAAAATCATCGATGACGAGATTAATAAGACACTCGTGAGGCCGCTCGTCCATGGAGCTAAGCTTCATGCTGTCATCGACGCATGTAACAGCGGGACAGTCCTTGATTTACCATCCGTTTGCAGGATGGAAAG GAATGGTTTTTATGAATGGGAACGTCAAACATCAGGGAGAACTTACAAAGGAACAAATGGTGGAACAGCTATCTGTTTAAGTGCTTGTGATGATCATGAAGCCAGTGGTTACACTCCT GTCTTCACGGGAAAGAACGCAGGAGCTATGACTTATAGCTTCATAAAGGCGGTGAAGACAGCTGGACCAGCACCCACCTACGGTCACCTGCTTAACCTCATGTGTTCTGCAATACGAGAAGCCCAGTCTCGCCTCGCCAGGGATGAGAACTACACAAGCCCTGAAGAGACCGCG GAGCCACTGCTAACATCATCAGAGGAATTCGACATATATGCTACAAAGTTTGTGCTCTGA
- the LOC103873839 gene encoding serine/arginine-rich splicing factor SC35 isoform X1, translating to MSHFGRSGPPDISDTYSLLVLNITFRTTADDLYPLFAKYGKVVDVFIPRDRRTGDSRGFAFVRYKYKDEAHKAVERLDGREVDGREITVQFAKYGPNAEKISKGRVVEPPPRSRRSRSRSPRRSRSPYRRRSPRRSRSPRRRSRDDYRERDYRKRSRSRSNERRDRHHDKDRDYRRRSRSRSASPDDKRRVRGRYDDERRSRSRSLSASPARRSRSPISASPLKASPERRSKERSLTPASRSRSPRSPSLEKASPERKSNDRSPSPRDTARSQSPNAEE from the exons ATGTCGCACTTCGGAAGGTCAGGTCCGCCGGACATCAGCGACACCTACTCTCTTCTCGTCCTCAACATCACCTTCC GTACGACTGCAGATGATCTTTATCCTCTATTCGCGAAGTACGGGAAGGTCGTCGATGTCTTCATCCCCAGAGATCGAAG GACTGGTGATTCGCGTGGTTTTGCATTTGTTCGATATAAGTATAAAGATGAAGCTCACAAAGCTGTGGAAAGGCTTGATG GACGAGAGGTTGATGGCAGAGAAATCACTGTTCAGTTTGCTAAATACGGCCCTAATGCAGAGAAGAT TTCAAAAGGAAGAGTTGTGGAACCACCTCCAAGGTCACGAAGGTCAAGAAGCCGTAGTCCTCGAAGGAGCCGTAGCCCTTATAGACGCCGTAGTCCTAGGAGAAGCCGCAGTCCCCGCAGGAG GTCCCGAGATGATTACAGGGAAAGAGACTACAGGAAGAGGAGCAGAAGTAGAAGCAATGAAAGGCGTGATAGGCATCATGACAAGGATAGAGATTATCGCCGTCGTAGTAGGTCTCGTAGTGCCAGCCCTGATGACAAACGCAGAGTCAGAGGCCGTTATGATGATGAGAGGCGCAGTCGCAGTCGCTCCTTGAg TGCATCTCCTGCTCGCCGCAGCCGCAGCCCTATAAGTGCCTCCCCACTAAAAGCCTCTCCTGAAAGGCGAAGCAAAGAGAGGTCTCTAACTCCTGCTTCCCGCAGCCGTAGCCCAAGAAGTCCTTCCCTGGAAAAGGCCTCTCCTGAGAGGAAGAGCAATGATAGGTCCCCGTCTCCTCGGGACACAGCTCGTAGCCAATCTCCTAATGCGGAG GAATGA
- the LOC103873841 gene encoding nitronate monooxygenase: MALKGILGFEHGIVQAPLGPDISGPELVAAVANAGGIGLLRCPDWECPDYVREMIRKTKTLTDKPFGMGVVLAFPHELNVKTILEEKVAVLQLYWGECSKELVDDAHSAGVKVVPQVGSVEEARKAVDVGVDAIIVQGHEAGGHVSGKDGLFSLLPRVVDLVGECDIPVIAAGGIVDARGYVAALSLGAQGVCLGTRFVATHESYAHPIYKRKLIEYEKTEYTDIFGRARWPGAPHRVLETPFFDDWRSLPSHENEVDQPVIGRSTIHGVEKEIRRFAGTVPNMTTTGDLESMAMYAGQSVGLIKEILPAGEVVKSLVEEAQLLILKKFNNVA, from the exons ATGGCTCTGAAAGGGATTCTCGGTTTCGAACACGGGATAGTTCAGGCGCCGTTAGGACCTGATATCTCCGGTCCGGAGCTTGTAGCTGCCGTCGCTAACGCCGGGGGGATCGGTCTTCTCCGATGTCCTGATTGG GAGTGTCCTGATTACGTGAGAGAGATGATAAGGAAGACGAAGACATTGACTGATAAACCATTCGGGATGGGTGTTGTTCTTGCGTTTCCTCATGAGCTCAACGTGAAGACGATCTTGGAAGAGAAGGTTGCTGTGTTGCAGCTTTATTGGGGTGAATGTTCTAAGGAGCTTGTTGATGATGCTCATAGTGCTGGAGTCAAAGTTGTTCCTCAG GTGGGGAGTGTTGAAGAAGCTAGAAAGGCTGTTGATGTAGGAGTAGACGCGATTATTGTTCAAGGGCATGAAGCAGGAGGGCATGTTAGTGGGAAG gaTGGTCTCTTTTCACTGTTACCAAGAGTAGTTGATCTGGTTGGGGAATGCGATATTCCGGTTATCGCTGCTGGAGGGATTGTGGATGCACGTGGTTATGTTGCGGCCTTGTCACTTGGTGCTCAAGGTGTCTGTCTAGGCACAAG GTTTGTGGCGACGCATGAGAGCTACGCACACCCAATATACAAAAGGAAGTTGATCGAATATGAGAAAACCGAATACACAGATATCTTTGGACGAGCAAGGTGGCCTGGTGCACCACACCGTGTTCTGGAGACGCCTTTCTTCGATGACTGGAGATCTCTTCCTTCCCATGAAAATGAAGTCGACCAGCCTGTTATTGGACGTTCTACCATACATGGCGTA GAAAAGGAGATAAGACGATTTGCAGGAACTGTACCCAACATGACAACAACGGGTGACTTAGAGAGTATGGCGATGTATGCAGGCCAAAGCGTAGGCCTCATCAAAGAGATTTTACCGGCTGGAGAGGTAGTGAAAAGTCTTGTGGAAGAAGCTCAGCTTCTGATTCTCAAAAAGTTCAACAATGTTGCATGA
- the LOC103873839 gene encoding serine/arginine-rich splicing factor SC35 isoform X2 yields the protein MSHFGRSGPPDISDTYSLLVLNITFRTTADDLYPLFAKYGKVVDVFIPRDRRTGDSRGFAFVRYKYKDEAHKAVERLDGREVDGREITVQFAKYGPNAEKISKGRVVEPPPRSRRSRSRSPRRSRSPYRRRSPRRSRSPRRRERDYRKRSRSRSNERRDRHHDKDRDYRRRSRSRSASPDDKRRVRGRYDDERRSRSRSLSASPARRSRSPISASPLKASPERRSKERSLTPASRSRSPRSPSLEKASPERKSNDRSPSPRDTARSQSPNAEE from the exons ATGTCGCACTTCGGAAGGTCAGGTCCGCCGGACATCAGCGACACCTACTCTCTTCTCGTCCTCAACATCACCTTCC GTACGACTGCAGATGATCTTTATCCTCTATTCGCGAAGTACGGGAAGGTCGTCGATGTCTTCATCCCCAGAGATCGAAG GACTGGTGATTCGCGTGGTTTTGCATTTGTTCGATATAAGTATAAAGATGAAGCTCACAAAGCTGTGGAAAGGCTTGATG GACGAGAGGTTGATGGCAGAGAAATCACTGTTCAGTTTGCTAAATACGGCCCTAATGCAGAGAAGAT TTCAAAAGGAAGAGTTGTGGAACCACCTCCAAGGTCACGAAGGTCAAGAAGCCGTAGTCCTCGAAGGAGCCGTAGCCCTTATAGACGCCGTAGTCCTAGGAGAAGCCGCAGTCCCCGCAGGAG GGAAAGAGACTACAGGAAGAGGAGCAGAAGTAGAAGCAATGAAAGGCGTGATAGGCATCATGACAAGGATAGAGATTATCGCCGTCGTAGTAGGTCTCGTAGTGCCAGCCCTGATGACAAACGCAGAGTCAGAGGCCGTTATGATGATGAGAGGCGCAGTCGCAGTCGCTCCTTGAg TGCATCTCCTGCTCGCCGCAGCCGCAGCCCTATAAGTGCCTCCCCACTAAAAGCCTCTCCTGAAAGGCGAAGCAAAGAGAGGTCTCTAACTCCTGCTTCCCGCAGCCGTAGCCCAAGAAGTCCTTCCCTGGAAAAGGCCTCTCCTGAGAGGAAGAGCAATGATAGGTCCCCGTCTCCTCGGGACACAGCTCGTAGCCAATCTCCTAATGCGGAG GAATGA
- the LOC103873842 gene encoding metacaspase-3 isoform X3, producing the protein MASRRDVRCRCGRWMSAQPGVSSIQCSTCHTVTQLSSSLVDIARGANRVLQGIQQLRRQHKQQQQQPQQQIMAQPPPPPKLLEPLPSPFGKKRAVICGLDYKGKSYSLEGCISDAKSMRTFLVKQMGFPIDSILMLTEDEASPQRIPTKKNIRKAMRWLVEGNRARDSLVFHYSGHGSQQKDYNGDEVDGQDEALAPLDHETEGKIIDDEINKTLVRPLVHGAKLHAVIDACNSGTVLDLPSVCRMERNGFYEWERQTSGRTYKGTNGGTAICLSACDDHEASGYTPVFTGKNAGAMTYSFIKAVKTAGPAPTYGHLLNLMCSAIREAQSRLARDENYTSPEETAEPLLTSSEEFDIYATKFVL; encoded by the exons ATGGCTAGCCGGAGAGATGTACGGTGCCGTTGTGGTAGATGGATGTCGGCTCAACCTGGGGTCAGTTCCATCCAATGCTCTACCTGCCATACCGTCACGCAGCTCTCCTCCTCCCTCGTGGACATAGCGCGTGGTGCGAACCGCGTGCTTCAAGGGATTCAACAGCTACGT AGACAGCATAAACAACAGCAACAGCAACCGCAACAACAAATAATGGctcaaccaccaccaccaccgaagCTTCTCGAGCCTCTTCCTTCCCCGTTTGGGAAGAAGAGAGCAGTTATATGCGGCCTGGACTATAAGGGGAAAAGCTATAGCTTGGAAGGTTGCATCAGTGATGCAAAGTCCATGAGAACCTTCTTGGTTAAACAAATGGGTTTCCCTATTGACTCTATTCTCATGCTCACAG aaGATGAAGCCAGTCCGCAGCGAATACCAACGAAGAAAAACATTAGAAAGGCGATGAGATGGTTAGTTGAAGGAAACAGAGCAAGGGACTCGCTTGTGTTCCATTACTCCGGTCATGGATCTCAGCAAAAAGACTACAACGGAGACGAAGTTGATGGTCAAGATGAAGCTTTGGCCCCTTTAGACCATGAGACAGAAGGAAAAATCATCGATGACGAGATTAATAAGACACTCGTGAGGCCGCTCGTCCATGGAGCTAAGCTTCATGCTGTCATCGACGCATGTAACAGCGGGACAGTCCTTGATTTACCATCCGTTTGCAGGATGGAAAG GAATGGTTTTTATGAATGGGAACGTCAAACATCAGGGAGAACTTACAAAGGAACAAATGGTGGAACAGCTATCTGTTTAAGTGCTTGTGATGATCATGAAGCCAGTGGTTACACTCCT GTCTTCACGGGAAAGAACGCAGGAGCTATGACTTATAGCTTCATAAAGGCGGTGAAGACAGCTGGACCAGCACCCACCTACGGTCACCTGCTTAACCTCATGTGTTCTGCAATACGAGAAGCCCAGTCTCGCCTCGCCAGGGATGAGAACTACACAAGCCCTGAAGAGACCGCG GAGCCACTGCTAACATCATCAGAGGAATTCGACATATATGCTACAAAGTTTGTGCTCTGA
- the LOC103873840 gene encoding uncharacterized protein LOC103873840 gives MMSEEFPDVFPWIQNIPQITKWNTTSLSFCICHSASDFPNSTLNLIAQRNPNPKIPTFSIIVQSNNHPPLYLWTSKQELSINPNSPNPFDEQTITSLLFGFVESILTYTSNCSNYSTIKVPKPDPSMINGLKDIFNTVILTLSFLVCVYEAPLYLRENCLITLRNHLVTCHARQATTSLMKLLGSNLEEQWMRSVNLAITNWIIERKDNRSNTTTTTPLFSYAFSTYGLWKVQLYCPIEAMEVERSSNPRADSRLLFSLKFNQLEGVMQFNHKVVVRDKWIDVIVKIDNIRYDVIKLVNERLMSRKGAGEHEKHFPSRISLQITPTLQTDFISVSVSKSSNNPGREFEVERSIEGSFDPPNSLGLRVAGREASTMTMTPWKFEQSVLGYTANLNWILYDSSVGGREVFTTKPSRFSIMSPRSWFKDRYARAYRSFTRRGGVIFAGDEYGESVVWKIGKGAMGRRMEWEIKGSIWLTYWPNKYKTFYHETRRLDFTQLLYLTID, from the exons ATGATGTCCGAGGAGTTCCCTGATGTATTCCCTTGGATACAAAACATTCCCCAAATCACCAAATGGAACACAACTTCTCTTTCCTTTTGTATTTGTCACTCAGCTTCTGATTTCCCAAATTCAACCTTAAATCTCATAGCACAAagaaaccctaaccctaaaatCCCCACTTTCTCCATCATTGTCCAATCCAATAACCATCCTCCTTTGTACCTATGGACCTCTAAACAAGAACTTAGCATCAACCCAAACTCACCAAACCCTTTTGATGAACAAACAATCACCTCTCTACTCTTCGGTTTTGTCGAATCTATCTTAACCTATACCTCTAATTGTTCCAATTATTCAACCATCAAAGTCCCTAAGCCTGATCCTTCGATGATCAATGGTCTTAAAGACATCTTCAATACAGTGATCCTCACTCTCTCGTTCCTCGTTTGCGTCTATGAAGCTCCTTTATATCTCCGTGAAAACTGCCTGATCACCCTGAGGAACCATTTGGTTACTTGTCATGCAAGGCAAGCAACAACATCTCTTATGAAGCTTCTTGGGTCTAATTTAGAAGAACAATGGATGAGATCAGTCAATCTAGCGATTACAAATTGGATCATCGAGCGTAAGGATAATCGGAGTAACACGACCACGACAACTCCTCTGTTCTCTTACGCTTTTTCGACTTATGGATTGTGGAAAGTGCAATTGTATTGTCCTATTGAAGCCATGGAAGTGGAGAGATCGAGCAACCCTAGAGCTGATTCGAGATTGTTGTTCTCTCTCAAGTTTAATCAGCTCGAAGGTGTGATGCAGTTCAATCATAAAGTTGTAGTTAGAGACAAGTGGATCGACGTGATCGTGAAGATAGACAACATCAG ATACGATGTAATAAAGCTTGTAAACGAGAGACTGATGTCGAGAAAAGGAGCAGGGGAACACGAGAAGCACTTCCCATCAAGGATCTCTTTGCAAATAACTCCCACTCTCCAAACCGACTTCATAAGCGTGTCTGTCAGCAAATCATCCAACAACCCGGGACGAGAATTCGAGGTCGAGAGGTCTATAGAAGGCTCGTTCGACCCACCAAACTCTTTAGGCCTAAGAGTAGCTGGACGAGAAGCCTCGACCATGACAATGACCCCATGGAAGTTCGAGCAGTCCGTGCTCGGCTACACGGCCAATCTAAACTGGATCTTGTACGACAGCagcgttggaggaagagagGTTTTCACGACGAAGCCGTCGAGGTTTTCGATAATGAGCCCAAGGTCTTGGTTCAAGGATAGGTACGCGAGGGCTTATAGGTCATTTACGAGGAGAGGAGGAGTGATATTCGCAGGGGATGAGTATGGAGAGAGCGTGGTGTGGAAGATTGGTAAAGGAGCAATGGGGAGAAGAATGGAATGGGAGATTAAAGGGTCTATTTGGTTAACTTATTGGCCAAATAAGTATAAGACTTTTTACCATGAGACTCGAAGATTGGACTTTACGCAGCTTCTTTATCTCACCATCGACTAA
- the LOC103874132 gene encoding uncharacterized protein LOC103874132: MALAVVEAARKLRPYFQSHSVEVLTDQPLRTILQNTNRSGRLTKWAIELDELDITYKNRTAAKSQVLADFLVELAPELEQDLTLPSSNWTLHVDGSSTNKGAGAGVQLQSPTGELIRQSFSFGFPASNNEAEYESLIAGLRLAKAVKAKRLSFYCDSQLVASQFSGDYDARNDRMDAYLKIVQSLAAKFEFFELIKVPRGENVCADALAALGSKLRDQVKRTIPIHRIEKPSIDVLTDQTLVAQVVEPATPDDDEFDPDWRTEFIDYLSKGELPAEKWAARRLKTRSAHYVVLDNELHRWTASKVLLKCIHGDETSRVMAETHEGTGGNHSGGRALAIKVRSLGFLWPTMNTDCESYARSCDKCQRHAPSIHCPTEMLRTTTAPYSFMRWAMDIIGPLPRSRQRRFILVLTDYFTKWIEAEAYAQVTDKEVCGFVWKNIICRHGLPYEIVTDNGSQFMSGNFKEFCGKWNIRLSPSTPRYPQGNGQAESSNKLIIDGIKKRLDLKKGHWADELDGVLWSHRTTPRGSTKSTPFSLAYGVEAWLLLKLTFQASDVPRCLNTSSSTRRCCSTPSTR, from the coding sequence ATGGCTTTAGCAGTCGTTGAAGCAGCGAGAAAACTACGACCGTATTTCCAGTCGCATTCCGTGGAAGTACTGACTGATCAGCCTCTCCGAACGATACTCCAGAACACCAACAGATCCGGCAGACTCACAAAGTGGGCCATTGAACTCGACGAGCTCGATATCACCTACAAGAACCGCACGGCAGCGAAATCCCAGGTTCTTGccgacttcttggtcgaactggCCCCAGAATTGGAGCAAGATCTCACACTCCCAAGCTCAAACTGGACGCTGCACGTCGATGGATCGTCGACCAACAAGGGAGCAGGTGCTGGAGTCCAACTACAGTCCCCAACCGGTGAGCTAATCAGACAGTCTTTCAGCTTTGGCTTTCCCGCGTCAAACAACGAGGCAGAATACGAATCTCTGATCGCAGGACTTCGCTTAGCAAAAGCCGTAAAAGCTAAACGACTAAGCTTTTattgcgactcccagttagtcgCCAGTCAGTTCAGCGGCGACTACGACGCCCGCAACGATCGAATGGACGCCTATCTCAAAATAGTGCAAAGCCTGGCAGCAAAGTTCGAATTCTTCGAACTCATCAAAGTTCCGAGAGGCGAGAACGTCTGCGCTGACGCCCTCGCCGCCCTTGGCAGCAAGCTTCGTGATCAAGTGAAACGAACCATTCCGATACATCGTATCGAGAAACCAAGCATCGACGTCCTAACCGATCAAACCCTCGTTGCCCAAGTCGTTGAACCCGCTACTCCAGACGACGATGAGTTTGACCCAGATTGGAGAACTGAATTCATCGACTACCTCTCGAAGGGGGAACTCCCagccgaaaaatgggcagctcgccgGCTAAAAACCCGTAGCGCCCATTACGTCGTTCTCGACAATGAACTGCATAGATGGACTGCGAGTAAGGTGCTCTTAAAATGCATCCATGGCGACGAGACATCAAGGGTTATGGCAGAAACGCACGAAGGCACTGGTGGAAATCATTCGGGCGGACGTGCGTTGGCAATAAAAGTAAGGAGCTTGGGTTTCTTATGGCCAACAATGAACACGGACTGCGAGTCTTACGCGAGAAGCTGCGACAAGTGCCAACGGCACGCACCCAGCATCCATTGTCCAACCGAAATGTTGCGAACAACCACCGCTCCCTACTCGTTCATGCGATGGGCGATGGACATCATAGGACCACTTCCCCGTTCCCGCCAAAGACGCTTCATCCTCGTCCTCACCGACTACTTCACCAAATGGATCGAAGCCGAAGCATACGCTCAAGTCACAGACAAAGAAGTCTGCGGTTTCGTCTGGAAAAACATCATTTGCCGCCATGGTCTACCTTATGAAATTGTTACCGACAACGGATCGCAGTTCATGTCAGGTAATTTCAAGGAGTTCTGTGGCAAGTGGAACATTCGACTAAGCCCCTCCACTCCTCGTTACCCGCAAGGTAACGGCCAGGCAGAATCCTCCAACAAACTCATCATCGATGGCATCAAGAAGCGTCTGGACCTGAAAAAGGGTCactgggccgacgaactcgacgGAGTCCTATGGAGCCACCGCACAACCCCGCGAGGATCGACTAAATCGACTCCTTTCTCCCTCGCCTACGGTGTCGAAGCATGGCTCCTGCTGAAGTTAACGTTTCAAGCCTCCGACGTTCCAAGATGCCTCAATACGTCGAGCTCAACAAGGAGATGCTGCTCGACGCCCTCGACGAGATAG